Genomic segment of Dictyoglomus sp.:
TGGAAAAACAACATTACTAAAAGTTTTATCAGGATTAATAAAACCTGAAACAGGCAAAATAATATTCGATGGAGAAGATGTAACGAATCTACCACCACACAAAAGAGTTGAGAAGGGGATATCTCTAATCCCAGAAGGAAGACTATTATTCACAAGATTAACAGTAGAAGAAAATCTACTCCTAGGTGCAACAACAGAAAAAGCTAGAATAGAAAGAGAAAAAACATTAAAATGGGTATGTCAACTCTTCCCAATACTAGAAGAAAGGAAAAAGCAAATTGCAGGAACATTAAGTGGTGGAGAACAACAAATGCTTGCAATAGCTAGAGGATTAATGTCAAAACCAAAATTACTAATATTAGATGAACCCTCATGGGGATTAGCACCAAAAATAGTAGTACAATTATTTGATTTAATC
This window contains:
- a CDS encoding ABC transporter ATP-binding protein → GKTTLLKVLSGLIKPETGKIIFDGEDVTNLPPHKRVEKGISLIPEGRLLFTRLTVEENLLLGATTEKARIEREKTLKWVCQLFPILEERKKQIAGTLSGGEQQMLAIARGLMSKPKLLILDEPSWGLAPKIVVQLFDLIKEINNKGITILLVEQNVWRTLEISDKAYVIETGRIVLSGSGKELLENEYVRKTYLGL